In the Sinomonas cyclohexanicum genome, TGCTCGATGACCGCCCGGGCTCCCTCGCGACGATCTCCCGCATCATCGCCGAGAACGACGCGAACGTCACGGGCGTGGACCACACCCGCGTCGGCGGCTCGATCGCGATGGGGGACGTGGCGATCACGATCGATATGGAGACGAAGGGCCACGAGCACTCCGACCAGATCCTCCGGGCCCTGCGCGCGGAGGGCTTCCAGCCGATCGTCATCCACGTCTGAGGCGGCAGAACCGTGCGAGCGCCGGGGTCGACGAACGAGCTCGCGGGGCGCGCCCGCGCGGGGCTCGCCACCATGACGGCGGTCACGGTGGTGCTGTACGTGATCCAGCTGGTGAACATGACAACCTTCGGACTGCTGTCGAGGACGTTCGGCATCCGCCCGCGTGACGTGGGCAGCCTCCCCGACATCCTGACCTCCCCGCTCGTACACGACTCGTCGGGCTGGGGGCATCTCCTGGCCAACACGCTGCCGCTCTTCGTCTTTGGATTCCTGGCGTTCCTGGCCGGGCTGAGGCAGTTCCTCACGGCCGTGGCGCTGTCGTGGCTGGGGTCGGGGGTCGGCGTGTGGGTGTTCGGCGGGAGCCTTCTCGGCTACCCCTCCGTGACCGTCGGCGCGTCCGGTGTGATCTTCGGCCTCTTCGGCTTCCTCTTGGTCCGGGGCTTCCTGAACCGCAGCTGGTGGCAGATCCTCCTCGCGCTCGTGCTGTTCGCCGCGTACGGGGGCGTGCTCCTGGGGGTGCTGCCAAACGTGGGCCG is a window encoding:
- a CDS encoding rhomboid family intramembrane serine protease; translated protein: MRAPGSTNELAGRARAGLATMTAVTVVLYVIQLVNMTTFGLLSRTFGIRPRDVGSLPDILTSPLVHDSSGWGHLLANTLPLFVFGFLAFLAGLRQFLTAVALSWLGSGVGVWVFGGSLLGYPSVTVGASGVIFGLFGFLLVRGFLNRSWWQILLALVLFAAYGGVLLGVLPNVGRGISWQAHLFGLAGGVVAAVLLRPRGRVAT